One window of the Yamadazyma tenuis chromosome 6, complete sequence genome contains the following:
- a CDS encoding uncharacterized protein (EggNog:ENOG503NVG2; CAZy:AA1; COG:Q) — MFINQLLSILALCVWMATAVAKSHTHTYDFNVTYVDANPDGIFERRVVGINNQWPVPTIRVQKGDRVVVNVNNQLPDKNTSLHFHGLFLKGQNAMDGPEMVTQCPIPPGFTFTYNFTVDDQVGTFWYHSHSGTQYGDGLRGLFIIEEAEGDLKPFEYDEEVTVTVSEWYHKEGPELMAKFLNRYNPTGAEPIPQNTLFNDTKNVTWDVLPNTTYFVRLVNVGLFTSQYLALEDHTFTIVEVDGVYVEPYEVSSIYISAAQRYGVLVKTKKSTDKNYRFFNAIDKEMLDVLPADLQLLSTNIMRYSTEAKTPEVVDGTEANFDNFVAALEDFDDFNIKPLEKVSLYGDPDVQLVLDFTMDNLGDGVNYAFFNDISYTAPKVPTLYSVMSSGKYSNVVDIYGSNTNAVVLQKDEVVEIVLNNRDPGKHPFHLHGHVFQIIKRSEKGDDDDNPIVYDPSNPEHKQYPEYPLRRDTLLANPNGFIILRFKATNPGVWLFHCHVDWHLEQGLAITLVEAPSEIQKQSVPQNHYDSCAAANISGRGNAAGNYGDTQEAWVDLTGERVQFAPLPPGFTTKGYVAFFLCTVFALYGLHTIYKYGMEDVKVDNNQQMVHKLYRLLDEYGALDENEGISLNSDVQGQASESN, encoded by the coding sequence ATGTTTATAAACCAACTATTGTCGATATTAGCATTATGTGTTTGGATGGCGACGGCGGTCGCCAAGTCGCACACCCACACATATGACTTCAACGTGACGTATGTCGACGCCAATCCTGACggcatttttgaaagacgGGTAGTAGGGATCAATAACCAATGGCCAGTTCCCACCATTCGGGTACAAAAGGGCGACCGTGTGGTGGTTAACGTCAACAACCAGTTGCCCGACAAGAACACGTCGTTGCACTTCCACGGATTATTCCTCAAGGGCCAGAATGCCATGGATGGACCTGAAATGGTGACCCAGTGTCCTATTCCTCCAGGGTTTACTTTCACGTATAACTTCACAGTTGATGACCAGGTGGGGACCTTCTGGTACCACTCGCACTCGGGCACACAGTATGGGGACGGCTTAAGAGGCTTGTTTATTATTGAAGAGGCAGAAGGCGATTTGAAGCCATTTGAATATGACGAAGAAGTTACGGTTACCGTGAGTGAATGGTACCACAAAGAAGGCCCCGAGTTGATGgccaagtttttgaacagGTATAATCCCACGGGGGCGGAGCCAATTCCACAGAATACGCTTTTCAACGACACAAAGAACGTGACGTGGGACGTATTGCCTAACACCACGTACTTTGTGAGACTCGTGAATGTTGGATTATTTACGTCTCAATACTTGGCCTTGGAGGACCACACCTTCACCATTGTGGAGGTAGACGGGGTCTACGTGGAGCCCTACGAAGTTTCATCGATATACATTTCTGCCGCCCAAAGATACGGAGTGTTGGTCAAAACCAAGAAGTCTACCGACAAAAACTACCGGTTTTTCAATGCCATCGACAAGGAAATGTTGGACGTGTTGCCTGCTGACTTGCAACTTCTCTCGACCAACATCATGCGGTACAGCACTGAGGCCAAAACCCCTGAAGTGGTGGATGGAACCGAAGCTAATTTCGATAACTTTGTTGCGGCGTTAGAAGACTTTGACGACTTTAACATCAAGCCCCTTGAAAAGGTCCTGTTGTACGGGGATCCCGACGTCCAGCTCGTGTTGGACTTCACGATGGATAACTTGGGTGATGGGGTGAACTATGCGTTCTTCAATGACATCTCATACACGGCTCCCAAGGTGCCTACATTGTACTCGGTGATGAGCAGCGGTAAGTACTCAAATGTGGTGGATATTTACGGGTCCAACACCAATGCGGTGGTGTTGCAAAAGgacgaggtggtggagattgTGTTGAACAATAGAGACCCTGGGAAGCATCCATTCCACTTGCATGGGCATGTGTTCCAGATTATCAAGCGAAGTGAAAAAGGTGACGACGACGACAACCCAATTGTGTACGACCCAAGCAACCCCGAACACAAACAGTACCCCGAGTATCCTCTCAGAAGGGATACCTTGTTGGCTAACCCCAACGGGTTCATTATCTTGAGATTCAAAGCCACCAACCCTGGGGTTTGGCTCTTCCATTGTCACGTGGACTGGCACTTGGAACAAGGATTGGCCATCACCTTGGTAGAGGCTCCCAGCGAGATCCAAAAGCAGTCTGTTCCACAGAACCACTACGACTCCTGTGCTGCTGCCAATATTTCTGGCCGTGGTAATGCTGCCGGAAACTACGGAGACACACAAGAAGCATGGGTGGACTTGACGGGTGAAAGAGTCCAGTTTGCTCCTTTACCCCCGGGCTTCACCACCAAGGGATATGTGGCATTCTTTTTGTGTACGGTGTTTGCATTGTACGGACTCCACACCATCTACAAGTACGGAATGGAAGATGTCAAGGTCGATAACAACCAACAAATGGTACACAAGTTGTACCGTCTCTTGGATGAATACGGGGCATTGGATGAGAACGAGGGTATTAGTTTGAACAGTGACGTTCAGGGCCAAGCTCTGGAGTCCAATTAG
- a CDS encoding uncharacterized protein (EggNog:ENOG503NU4V; CAZy:GH16; COG:S; BUSCO:EOG09260C5W), producing MKLSSSILSTVLAALAAFSVPVLGDTCNPLTSDGCSADTALAASIKEDFSSKSKYFDELVSDGLSYSDDGLSFSLKKRYDNPSIKSNFYIMFGKVEVVMQAATGQGIISSFYLQSDDLDEIDIELFGTDTTQMQSNYFSKGNTSTYTRGGYETTPGDPTSEYLTYTLDWTKDSLTWAINGEVVRTLESNDPQGYPQTPMSIYAGIWAGGDPSNAEGTIEWAGGETTYGPTYTMKIKSLIVVDYSTGDEYSYGDQSGSWDSIKSSGGEVNGRISQAKSDFEELSDGDDSTVTSSLTETSSVSSTSTSKTSTSTSKTSTTTSTSKTSTSKTSTTTSTTTSTTTSKTSTSTTSTSSPKTSITSTSTKKTTPVTSNESTTVWWTPTQTVWWTPSTEQTATTKTTDKTTDKTTNAKTTDAATTTKATTEATTEATAEVTSSGATTLTTVAATKSLSSSSSSSSTSSSSSSTPSSIHDASGSLDESSSHKNTPYLLAFILPLACLFRSVTLPSIMDESTLAHVLKDFDKKELYHELVNLNLTLTSAVSASIDADFHNNDVDYNLCLRQLNDIIEKFNVPPPSKSKKSKQDDTSHAETSKVQPSANLFKVIARNLVLVFHQLPTKIYDVANNFLNHLTLNTDNSLSPMAQLGIIVMIDLYEAFPNSLGSLISFSVNQIYKILKKDPTVSSNLVYLLNSLTKYSTRNDIDDKLQAKLLKIINKNITLLPIKFDIGESTSADKDVTSISLKKNYILVLRNLCILSVNANYEHLLSVSASSTSGAKMKPESIMSHQHQFQSNLLTSIEKPIFYGLSDYCKDVRIAAVESLAHLFINFIPTGKFNPVDYLISLYKLPDLNCWSEDLTKLKVEDQYILPKKEYSHADFDDLLNLNADQLCFNIGIVETLIFYIQLEQFQNSDYLPSNLESIIGLILNKFSPLSTSSNHIQSSSWVKTLYQWQKVIEFLIKESGPNCHEILVSYLMAKFDTNERSDVEESSLASKDKKPSTLFSLKGGRTSSKSKTSEDIQLYHNYFQCALALSAIEQVLPFGIDFNSFINSETHKQEHIKISEENEEENDDSRRLEFPQKSLLVELLLVLIINKSDYIRIYALNTLLKYTKINEVEVNQLVLSCFRSYSTEWESYHESKQAKVQANSETNTSSLEAVKSVSYALTLSSLLSQTESIHLQNSTIVKILSFCTQTLKQSNSYSRSNNLKNLTCWTILSSLVTLYNESEFVKLNSSQFLVFWKSLLTAQYVVTNLSGEESVQEREILDNLKLRNISLICLSNYIDTVDMTPESSKQIQFLLTKAYNYLGYLESNVEEVGNVTSFNGKDFNKEDFYINGTGNPLFSDVGYNNQLRSREGMVSLIFYGKKIILKNFSKLAIHLKNDINSSMIVLLLKTFSDPTTFSIDANKDKKQAKTKGAANGINDFDPSVILLNDDFNNNYGVTSKFSDFSTEIDELLASHKEAVQTGDNGIFYSDPFESTVIHKGIIENGVNKEVKFVCHPWVDCFEQLIFESAVHSITYDPVTVICGGYSSKYKTSTNITTSIVDLSIELFQLVFPYLAVKVQQSLLEQIRSSLASKSVHPLRYKAMCVNISIALHGALSFSSSKDILLDKEIIGVTIDILKKMETSSPNMIEINSESIGIAASFAQKKVISEQIDSYVSLIVNDSNPLVRGKSILTMSKIYSYTGIGANDIYNVVSQLLNDPNPVVYYYSLLATTLLFDSKFANNAWISPLISNLFEGYLEDSFGYDVKKKEYMNLKYKFGSVGLVAQLLKIFTTTLGPNLRSLPENNRNELRSLIVSLRYTIGASSIADNINIFDQLLRLLQELIIFDPKLIPNELQFYSSTLISVVSKNLKLGLSSIPPTSLNLDSIFPFNSSFELFKLGYACFTELIKVYGQEVLTKEVVQLIWVSLNIKPAEESKNLISIWMDSSIDMNWFATLNSLLKISSKKLSQPFIEANYQQKLLPLLQRQKKKTDKTIDFKDEEIENIVGDDGEVDDKNEPITWEFKLFIYDLLNNLANLASRNSSLSDRLKPRISDLVKIAFVGSTSPINAIKLRGISLLDKVLALFGDTEDSMYTGISILEQQQAQIISAIMPCFSSGCSAEVIANAVNVSSKFINLPRIKFYSKQRIMKTLIFFLEELSSNKFIRFGFLENMSEYGKKSIQVSILNCWALVRLNAYEDLKNSGLSKAMITNESVDFDDEDPEPENELIETLTRYSTLLIALWIVSLKEYSSLKYSDANPRELEIYNNYWINFVSVLSLELEENTEFVQEHLGGDASTFFFILFSQCVESLIKNRNTVEILVSLSSLVKNHELVDILFHDEIFGEVVDLFDRLILVDDQAEVQIKLINIVSRLFQTYFDSHQEIIEGFDKLFELIRLCMLPLFNNLPFLRADYNSEDKQTLMVLESVDSGPNLVILKNVMTQLVDMLPRFPDVVRIDLHSCLLFIIAKIYEFKNELLISTVLPYLKQIVGESKQSNPKLVNDFDTIIQQFYPIRTSNSSVLTYMVLMTSGDIQLNEADSIFMKDSLVTMLSNSETSSMGLQCIRSLIQHSHSPLIVKLLVKELIQQLMDNTGNPKLALEVLIYFVKSQTDPAVITKLYSVLIQLILRLKSTVNQYYLHEKLIGLITFNSDSFKIIVNEGLDADQKKLTELLVKLNVGSEEEELNQDSEIQLKTFG from the exons ATGAAACTTTCCTCCTCCATACTTTCCACCGTATTGGCGGCCCTCGCCGCCTTCCTGGTGCCCGTGCTCGGGGACACCTGCAACCCTCTAACTTCCGACGGGTGTTCTGCTGACACCGCATTGGCAGCTTCCATCAAGGAAGACTTTAGCTCCAAGTCCAAATATTTTGATGAATTGGTATCTGATGGACTTTCGTACAGCGACGACGGGTTGTCGTTCAGCTTGAAAAAACGGTACGACAATCCctccatcaagtccaactttTACATCATGTTTGGTAAGGTGGAAGTGGTGATGCAAGCGGCAACCGGTCAGGGAATCATCTCCTCGTTCTACTTGCAAAGtgatgacttggatgagATTGATATCGAGTTGTTTGGAACTGACACCACCCAGATGCAGTCCAACTACTTCTCCAAGGGTAATACTTCCACCTATACCAGAGGGGGATATGAAACAACTCCAGGAGACCCTACTCTGGAGTACTTGACGTACACGTTGGACTGGACCAAAGACTCTTTGACATGGGCCATCAATGGCGAAGTGGTGAGAACCTTGGAGTCCAACGACCCCCAGGGATACCCACAAACACCCATGAGCATTTATGCTGGGATTTGGGCTGGTGGAGATCCTTCCAATGCCGAAGGTACCATTGAGTGGGCTGGAGGGGAAACCACCTACGGTCCTACTTACACCATGAAgatcaagtcgttgatTGTGGTGGATTATTCTACTGGAGATGAGTACAGTTACGGAGATCAAAGCGGAAGTTGGGACTCCATTAAGTCTTCTGGTGGTGAGGTGAATGGGCGGATTTCACAGGCCAAGagtgattttgaagaattgcTGGATGGGGATGATAGCACGGTTACAAGTTCTTTAACGGAGACTTCGAGTGTGTCTTCTACGTCTACTTCCAAGACGTCAACTTCCACTTCCAAAACCTCCACTACCACTTCCACTTCCAAAACCTCCACTTCCAAAACCTCCACTACCACTTCCACTACCACTTCCACTACCACTTCCAAGACTTCCACTTCTACTACTTCCACCTCTTCTCCCAAAACTTCCATCACCTCCACTTCCACGAAGAAAACTACACCTGTCACCAGCAACGAATCTACAACAGTGTGGTGGACTCCCACCCAAACAGTATGGTGGACCCCTCTGACTGAACAAaccgccaccaccaaaaccacaGACAAAACCACAGACAAAACCACAAACGCTAAAACTACTGATGCAGCTACCACCACTAAGGCTACCACTGAAGCTACCACTGAGGCTACCGCTGAGGTAACCTCCTCAGGGGCCACAACGTTGACCACAGTAGCTGCCACCAAATCCTTATCctcttcctcatcttcgtcatccacatcttcatcttcgtccTCCACCCCAAGCTCCATCCACGATGCCCTGGGCTCGCTCGACGAAAGCAGCTCCCATAAAAACACTCCTTATTTGTTAGCATTCATCCTCCCATTGGCATGTTTG TTTCGATCTGTCACTTTACCTTCAATCATGGACGAATCCACTTTAGCACACGTGTTGAAGGACTTCGACAAGAAGGAGCTTTACCATGAGCTTGTtaacttgaatttgaccTTGACTAGTGCTGTCTCAGCTTCAATTGACGCTGACTTTCACAATAATGATGTGGACTACAATTTGTGTCTCCGTCAGTTAAACGATAtaattgaaaaattcaacgTACCTCCACCGCTGAAGAGTAAGAAATCTAAGCAGGACGACACATCCCATGCTGAAACGTCTAAGGTCCAACCTTCGgccaatttgttcaaagtaATTGCCAGAAATTTGGTATTGGTGTTCCACCAGTTACCCACTAAAATCTATGATGtggccaacaactttttgaaccACCTCACGTTGAACACCGACAACTCGTTGAGTCCAATGGCACAGTTGGGAATAATTGTGATGATTGATTTGTACGAAGCGTTTCCTAACTCCTTGGGGTCCTTGATTAGCTTTTCTGTCAACCAAATTTAtaaaatcttgaagaaggacCCCACTGTCAGCAGCAACTTAGTCTATTTATTGAACTCATTGACCAAGTACTCGACAAGAAATGATATTGACGATAAGCTTCAAGCCAAACTCTTGAAAattatcaacaaaaacatcaCTTTGCTCCCCATAAAGTTCGATATTGGTGAAAGCACCTCTGCTGATAAAGACGTTACAAGCatttccttgaagaagaactatattttggtgttgagaaACCTTTGTATCTTGTCAGTAAATGCCAACTACGAACATCTTTTGTCGGTatcagcttcttcaacctcCGGTGCCAAGATGAAACCAGAATCTATCATGTCTCACCAGCATCAGTTCCAACTGAATCTTTTAACGTCCATCGAAAAGCCAATCTTTTACGGTCTCTCGGACTACTGCAAAGATGTGAGGATTGCAGCGGTCGAATCTTTGGCTCATCTattcatcaatttcatcCCAACCGGAAAGTTTAATCCAGTTGACTATCTTATATCTTTGTATAAGTTACCAGATTTGAACTGCTGGAGTGAAGATTTGACTAAACTCAAGGTTGAAGATCAGTACATTCTTCCCAAAAAAGAATATTCACATGcagattttgatgatttaTTGAATTTAAATGCTGATCAATTGTGCTTCAACATTGGAATCGTTGAGACGCTTATCTTTTACATTCAACTAGAACAATTTCAAAACTCGGACTACTTAccttccaacttggaaagtaTCATTGGCTTgatattgaacaaatttTCTCCCTTATCGACTAGTTCCAATCATATTCAGAGCTCCTCTTGGGTGAAGACATTGTACCAATGGCAGAAAGTAATTGAATTTTTGATTAAGGAAAGCGGACCAAACTGCCACGAAATCTTGGTTTCATACTTGATGGCAAAATTCGATACAAATGAAAGGTCAGATGTCGAGGAACTGTCACTAGCTTCTAAAGACAAGAAACCCTCTACATTGTTCTCGTTGAAAGGAGGAAGAACATCCTCAAAATCCAAGACTCTGGAAGATATACAGCTTTATCATAACTATTTTCAGTGTGCGTTGGCCTTATCAGCAATTGAGCAGGTATTGCCTTTTGGGattgatttcaattcttttATCAACAGTGAGACGCACAAACAAGAACACATCAAAATCTCTGAAgagaatgaagaagaaaacgaTGATTCCAGGAGATTGGAGTTTCCACAAAAGTCTCTCTTGGTGGAACTTCTACTTGTTTTAATTATAAACAAGAGTGATTATATAAGGATCTATGCTTTAAACACCTTGCTTAAGTATACTAAGATCAAcgaagttgaagttaaCCAATTGGTATTGTCGTGTTTTAGACTGTACAGTACTGAGTGGGAGAGTTATCACGAAAGCAAACAAGCAAAGGTTCAAGCCAACCTGGAAACAAATACAAGTTCTCTAGAGGCAGTGAAATCGGTCAGTTATGCTTTGACTTTACTGTCCTTACTTTCCCAAACAGAGTCAATCCACTTACAAAACTCCACTATCGTCAAGATTTTGAGTTTCTGCACCCAAACTTTGAAGCAGAGTAATTCTTATTCGAGGTCAAATAACTTAAAGAACCTTACTTGTTGGACCATATTGAGCTCTTTGGTCACGTTGTATAATGAGTCTGAATTTGTCAAATTGAACTCATCCCAGTTTTTGGTATTCTGGAAGAGTTTGCTTACTGCTCAATATGTGGTTACCAATCTTAGTGGTGAAGAATCCGTACAGGAAAGAGAAATCTTGgacaatttgaagttgagaaaCATAAGTTTGATATGCTTACTGAACTACATCGATACCGTCGATATGACTCCCGAATCACTGAAGCAGATTCAATTCTTATTGACTAAAGCATACAACTACTTGGGCTATTTGGAAAGCAAcgttgaagaagtaggAAATGTAACTTCTTTCAATGGAAAAGACTTCAATAAAGAAGACTTTTATATAAATGGAACTGGAAACCCACTTTTCAGTGATGTAGGATACAACAATCAGTTACGGTCTCGGGAAGGTATGGTAAGTTTGATTTTCTATGGCAAAAAGAtaatattgaagaatttttCCAAATTGGCCATTCATCTCAAAAATGATATCAACTCCTCTATGATTGTTCTTCTACTCAAGACATTTAGTGATCCTACCACTTTCAGTATTGATGCAAACAAAGATAAGAAACAGGCTAAGACTAAGGGAGCAGCGAATGGTATCAATGACTTCGACCCGTCCGTCATATTATTGAATGACGATTTCAATAACAATTATGGTGTCACAAGCAAGTTTTCCGACTTTTCAACTgaaattgatgaacttCTTGCAAGTCATAAAGAAGCCGTACAGACTGGGGACAACGGAATCTTTTATTCAGACCCATTTGAGTCAACAGTTATCCACAAAGGTATCATTGAGAATGGCGTCAACAAAGAGGTCAAATTTGTGTGTCACCCATGGGTCGACtgttttgaacaattgataTTTGAATCAGCTGTTCATAGCATCACTTATGATCCGGTGACAGTCATTTGTGGTGGTTATTCGTCCAAATATAAAACCTCCACAAATATCACAACCTCGATTGTGGACTTGTCGATTGAGCTCTTCCAATTGGTTTTTCCTTACTTGGCTGTCAAGGTACAGCAATCATTATTGGAACAAATAAGAAGCTCTTTGGCATCCAAGTCTGTTCATCCACTACGTTATAAGGCTATGTGTGTAAACATTTCCATTGCTTTGCATGGAGCTCTTAGCTTTTCCAGTTCCAAAGATATTTTGTTAGACAAAGAGATTATTGGTGTCACTATtgacattttgaagaaaatggaaaCTTCAAGCCCCAATATGATTGAGATCAACAGTGAATCTATTGGAATAGCTGCCAGTTTTGCCCAAAAGAAGGTCATAAGTGAACAGATTGACTCTTATGTGAGCTTGATAGTAAACGATAGCAACCCATTGGTTAGAGGCAAATCGATCTTAACAATGTCTAAGATTTATTCTTATACTGGAATAGGTGCAAATGATATCTACAATGTTGTATCTCAGTTGTTGAATGATCCTAACCCTGTTGTATATTACTATTCTTTGTTAGCAACCACGTTATTGTTCGACAGCAAGTTCGCTAACAATGCATGGATATCTCCTTTaatttccaacttgtttgaaGGGTACTTAGAAGATTCTTTTGGATATGATGTGAAAAAGAAAGAGTatatgaacttgaaatatAAGTTCGGCTCAGTTGGTCTTGTGGCCCAGTTGCTCAAGATATTTACTACAACATTGGGCCCCAACTTGAGGTCTTTGCCCGAGAACAACAGGAATGAATTGAGATCCTTGATAGTTTCATTAAGATACACCATTGGTGCTTCATCGATTGCCGATAATATCAACATTTTTGATCAGTTATTGAGACTCTTGCAAGAATTGATTATTTTCGATCCTAAGTTGATACCTAATGAGCTTCAATTCTACTCCAGCACATTAATATCGGTTGTGTCTAAAAATTTGAAACTTGGCTTATCGAGTATTCCCCCAACTTCATTGAACCTTGACTCTATTTTCCCATTCAATTCAAGTTTTGAATTATTCAAATTGGGATATGCTTGCTTCACggagttgatcaaggttTATGGACAAGAGGTATTGACGAAAGAAGTGGTTCAATTGATCTGGGTCTCTTTGAACATCAAGCCTGCCGAAGAgctgaagaatttgatcaGTATCTGGATGGACTCAAGTATTGATATGAACTGGTTTGCTACCTTAAACTCATTACTCAAGATTTCTTCTAAAAAGTTGAGTCAACCATTTATCGAGGCAAACTATCAACAAAAGCTTTTGCCATTATTACAGAgacaaaagaaaaagactGACAAGACCATCGATTTCAAAGATGAGGAAATCGAGAACATTGTGGGTGACGATGGTGAAGTCGATGACAAAAATGAACCTATAACCTGggagttcaagttattcaTTTATGATTTATTGAATAATTTAGCGAACCTAGCTTCTAGAAATTCGTCATTGTCGGACAGGTTGAAGCCCAGGATTAGtgacttggtgaaaatTGCATTTGTGGGATCAACATCACCTATTAATGCTATCAAGTTGAGAGGTATTAGTCTTTTAGACAAAGTATTGGCCTTATTTGGAGATACGGAGGATTCTATGTACACGGGGATCTCTATCTTGGAACAACAGCAAGCACAAATTATCAGTGCAATCATGCCATGCTTCAGCAGTGGGTGTAGTGCTGAAGTTATTGCAAATGCTGTTAACGTGTCGTCCAAGTTCATAAATCTTCCTAGAATAAAATTCTATTCGAAGCAAAGAATCATGAAAACtttgatttttttcttAGAGGAATTGTCATCTAACAAGTTCATAAGATTTGGGTTCTTAGAGAACATGTCTGAATACGGCAAAAAATCAATTCAGGTTTCGATTTTGAATTGTTGGGCATTAGTAAGATTGAATGCTTatgaagatttgaagaatctgGGCCTCAGCAAAGCTATGATCACAAATGAATCTGTTGATTTTGACGACGAAGATCCAGAACCAGAAAACGAATTGATTGAAACTTTGACTCGGTATTCGACATTGTTAATTGCCTTGTGGATAGTATCCTTAAAGGAATATAGCTCTTTGAAATACAGTGATGCCAATCCCAGAGAATTGGAAATCTACAATAACTACTGGATCAATTTCGTCAGTGTATTGAGTTTAGAATTGGAGGAGAATACagaatttgttcaagaacatctTGGAGGAGATGCTTCTacattcttcttcattttgtTCAGTCAGTGTGTTGAATCCTTGATTAAAAACAGAAACACTGTTGAAATTTTGGTGTCTTTGAGCAGCTTGGTGAAGAATCACGAGTTGGTAGACATTTTATTCCACGATGAAATATTTGGAGAAGTGGTGGACTTGTTCGATAGGTTGATTCTTGTGGATGATCAAGCTGAAGTACAGATTAAGCTTATCAATATCGTAAGCAGATTGTTCCAAACTTATTTTGATAGCCATCAGGAAATCATTGAAGGATTCGATAAGCTTTTTGAGTTGATTAGACTTTGTATGTTGCCATTGTTTAACAACCTCCCCTTCTTAAGAGCCGACTACAACCTGGAAGATAAACAGACGCTCATGGTGCTAGAGAGTGTGGACTCTGGACCCAATTTGGTGATCCTCAAGAACGTGATGACCCAACTCGTAGATATGCTTCCTAGATTCCCAGATGTGGTGAGAATCGATTTACATTCGTGCTTGCTCTTCATTATTGCCAAAATCTACGAGTTCAAGAACGAgcttttgatttcaacgGTATTGCCATACTTAAAGCAAATTGTGGGGGAGTCCAAACAATCCAATCCCAAATTGGTCAATGACTTCGACACGATTATCCAGCAATTTTATCCTATAAGAACATCCAACTCGTCCGTATTGACATATATGGTGTTGATGACGTCCGGAGACATCCAGTTGAATGAAGCGGATTCAATCTTCATGAAGGACTCGTTGGTGACGATGCTCTCCAATTCAGAAACCAGCTCCATGGGGTTACAGTGTATCAGGTCGTTGATTCAACACTCACACAGCCCACTAATCGTCAAGCTCTTGGTCAAAGAGCTTATTCAGCAGCTCATGGACAACACCGGCAACCCCAAACTTGCGTTGGAGGTGTTGATATACTTTGTCAAGAGCCAAACTGATCCGGCTGTAATTACCAAATTGTACTCAGTATTGATTCAATTGATCTTAAGACTCAAGTCCACTGTCAACCAGTACTATCTACACGAAAAATTGATTGGCTTAATCACCTTTAACCTGGACAGTTTCAAAATCATTGTCAATGAAGGTCTCGATGCCgaccagaagaaattgacgGAACTTCtcgtcaagttgaacgTCGGCAGCGAAGAGGAAGAACTCAACCAGGACCTGGAGATTCAGTTGAAGACCTTTGGGTGA